The following are encoded in a window of Pseudomonas graminis genomic DNA:
- the mdcH gene encoding malonate decarboxylase subunit epsilon, with translation MSSFWAFPGQGAQQPGMLHALPEHPLVTQCLEEASAALNEDLLTLDTSAALQSTRAVQLCLLIAGVACARVLMADGNSPDMVAGLSIGAYPAAVIAGALEFSDAVRLVALRGELMQSAYPQGYGMTALIGLDQPTVESLIARIHSVETPVYLANINADTQFVIAGRDEAMTAVAALAKEQGAAAAKRLAVSVPSHCELLAEPARALADAFARVSVKAPTLKYLSGSTARPVLSADKVRDDLAFNMCRVIDWRSTVQTAYERGARLHIELPPGTVLTGLARRVFEQGSVVAFQGARLDTLSALSREEERRHS, from the coding sequence ATGAGCAGCTTCTGGGCATTCCCCGGCCAGGGTGCGCAACAGCCGGGCATGCTCCACGCGTTGCCGGAGCACCCGTTGGTTACGCAGTGCCTGGAAGAAGCGAGCGCGGCGTTGAACGAGGACCTCCTGACGCTCGACACCTCCGCGGCGCTGCAATCGACTCGCGCTGTTCAGCTGTGCCTGCTAATCGCGGGCGTCGCCTGTGCACGGGTGTTGATGGCCGATGGAAACTCCCCCGACATGGTTGCGGGTCTTTCCATCGGCGCTTATCCCGCCGCGGTGATCGCGGGGGCTCTGGAGTTTTCAGATGCCGTGCGCCTGGTCGCGCTGCGGGGCGAGCTGATGCAAAGCGCTTATCCACAAGGCTACGGCATGACCGCGCTGATCGGGCTGGACCAACCCACGGTCGAAAGCCTGATCGCACGCATTCACAGCGTTGAGACGCCGGTCTATCTGGCCAACATCAACGCTGATACCCAGTTCGTTATTGCTGGCCGAGACGAAGCCATGACGGCCGTCGCTGCGCTCGCAAAAGAGCAGGGCGCTGCGGCGGCCAAGCGGCTGGCGGTCAGCGTACCGTCCCATTGCGAACTGCTGGCCGAACCGGCACGCGCCCTTGCCGATGCATTCGCCCGAGTTTCCGTGAAAGCGCCGACGCTGAAATACCTCAGCGGCAGCACCGCGCGGCCGGTGCTCAGCGCCGACAAGGTCCGCGACGATCTGGCGTTCAACATGTGCCGGGTGATCGACTGGCGCAGCACGGTGCAAACCGCCTACGAGCGAGGTGCGCGGCTGCACATCGAACTGCCGCCGGGCACCGTGCTGACAGGCCTGGCGCGTCGCGTTTTCGAACAAGGATCGGTCGTCGCCTTTCAGGGCGCCCGGCTGGACACGCTCAGCGCGCTGTCGCGAGAGGAGGAACGCCGCCACTCATAA
- a CDS encoding malonate decarboxylase holo-ACP synthase, whose protein sequence is MVMSTFQPLLPHDLLWGLSAAALPIDAPAWAFEAVGLGHPVVVRRARVAAGLVAVGVRGQSRDQRYATHMKLEDVQRRVRPEALIAMTPHADWPALRALQQIRPVMNALGLPWGVAGGAGFELASGVPVLHADSDLDLILRTPDLLDRQHAARLIDQLAGAVCRIDLQLQTPFGAVALREWAGSSRQVLLKAEDGARLVDNPWLAQAAAA, encoded by the coding sequence ATGGTAATGAGCACTTTTCAGCCGCTGCTGCCCCACGACCTGTTGTGGGGTTTGTCGGCGGCTGCGTTGCCGATCGACGCACCGGCGTGGGCATTTGAAGCCGTTGGCCTCGGTCATCCGGTGGTGGTGCGCCGCGCCCGTGTCGCGGCAGGCCTGGTGGCGGTGGGCGTAAGGGGTCAATCGCGAGATCAGCGCTACGCCACCCACATGAAGCTCGAGGATGTGCAACGGCGAGTGCGGCCTGAAGCGTTGATCGCCATGACGCCTCACGCTGATTGGCCGGCGTTGCGCGCCTTGCAGCAGATCCGTCCCGTGATGAATGCGCTCGGCCTGCCGTGGGGCGTGGCGGGTGGCGCCGGTTTCGAACTGGCCAGTGGCGTGCCGGTGCTGCACGCGGACAGCGACCTGGATCTCATCCTGCGCACCCCGGATCTCCTTGATCGCCAGCACGCCGCGCGTTTGATCGATCAGCTCGCCGGTGCGGTCTGCCGCATCGACCTTCAGCTGCAAACCCCGTTTGGCGCCGTGGCGCTGCGCGAGTGGGCAGGATCGTCTCGCCAGGTGCTGCTCAAAGCCGAAGACGGCGCGCGGCTTGTGGATAACCCATGGCTGGCGCAGGCGGCCGCGGCATGA
- the mdcE gene encoding biotin-independent malonate decarboxylase subunit gamma encodes MSAYSLRGLNWFNALAANAPEVSGLPASVKAADGTLGDRPARFLAVVADPDNRFPRAQNGEVGLLEGWGLAQAVDGAIELDQDSDNKRTLIAIIDVPSQAYGRREEALGIHQALAGAVDAYARARLAGHPVIGLLVGKAMSGAFLAHGYQANRLIALRDPGVMVHAMGKASAARVTLRSVEELEKLAASVPPMAYDIDSYASLGLLWETLSVSQVEQPTASDLTLVQDCLIAAIKDTLAGVNDLSSRLGAPNREASSKVRELLRAQW; translated from the coding sequence ATGAGTGCTTACTCGCTTCGTGGATTGAACTGGTTCAACGCGCTGGCCGCCAACGCCCCTGAAGTGTCGGGTCTGCCGGCGTCGGTGAAAGCGGCTGATGGCACGCTGGGTGATCGTCCGGCGAGATTCCTGGCCGTGGTCGCCGATCCAGATAACCGCTTTCCCCGCGCACAGAATGGCGAGGTCGGTTTGCTCGAAGGATGGGGACTGGCCCAGGCGGTGGACGGCGCCATCGAGCTGGATCAAGACAGTGACAACAAGCGCACGCTGATTGCGATCATCGACGTGCCGAGTCAGGCCTATGGCCGCCGCGAGGAAGCGCTGGGCATTCATCAAGCGCTGGCCGGGGCGGTCGACGCTTATGCTCGGGCGCGTTTGGCCGGGCACCCGGTGATCGGGCTGCTGGTGGGCAAGGCGATGTCCGGCGCGTTTCTCGCCCACGGTTATCAGGCCAATCGCCTGATTGCCCTGCGCGATCCGGGCGTGATGGTTCACGCGATGGGCAAGGCCTCTGCGGCGCGGGTGACACTGCGCAGCGTCGAAGAACTGGAAAAGCTCGCCGCCAGCGTTCCGCCGATGGCCTACGACATCGACAGCTACGCCAGCCTCGGTTTGCTGTGGGAAACTCTGTCGGTCAGTCAGGTCGAGCAGCCCACTGCGTCGGATCTCACGCTGGTTCAGGACTGTTTGATTGCAGCGATCAAAGACACCCTCGCCGGCGTCAATGACCTGAGTTCACGCCTCGGCGCGCCGAATCGTGAGGCATCGTCGAAAGTCCGCGAGCTGTTGCGGGCGCAATGGTAA
- a CDS encoding biotin-independent malonate decarboxylase subunit beta — MSDSTRLLQQHSFVELGARQRARALLDDGSFRELIDPFERLVSPWLAKQGVVPQADDGVVIAKGTIDGKPVVICAIEGGFQGGSMGEVGGAKMAGALELAAEDNRKGIPTAAVLLLETGGVRLQEANLGLAAIADIHAAIVDLRRYQPVIGVVAGSVGCFGGMSIAAGLCSYLVVTQEARLGLNGPQVIEQEAGIEEYDSRDRPFIWSLTGGEQRFASGLVDAFVADDISDIQQQVHVLLHKGKPEQERSSRYAWFLERLAQVDTARQIEPAAVRSAYQGDRS; from the coding sequence ATGAGTGACAGCACGCGGCTTCTGCAGCAGCACAGTTTCGTCGAACTCGGTGCCCGGCAACGCGCCCGCGCACTGCTGGATGACGGCAGTTTTCGCGAGCTGATCGATCCCTTCGAGCGCCTCGTCTCCCCTTGGCTGGCCAAGCAAGGCGTCGTGCCACAGGCCGACGATGGCGTGGTGATCGCCAAGGGCACGATCGATGGCAAACCGGTGGTGATCTGCGCCATCGAAGGCGGTTTCCAGGGCGGCAGCATGGGCGAAGTCGGCGGCGCGAAGATGGCCGGCGCGCTGGAACTGGCGGCCGAAGACAATCGCAAGGGCATTCCGACCGCAGCGGTTTTGCTGCTGGAAACCGGGGGCGTGCGCTTGCAGGAAGCCAATCTCGGGCTGGCGGCCATCGCCGACATTCACGCCGCCATTGTTGATCTGCGTCGCTATCAGCCGGTGATTGGCGTGGTGGCGGGCAGCGTCGGCTGCTTCGGCGGCATGTCCATTGCGGCGGGTTTGTGCAGTTACCTCGTTGTCACTCAGGAAGCGCGTCTCGGCCTGAACGGTCCGCAGGTGATCGAGCAGGAGGCTGGCATCGAAGAATACGACTCCCGCGACCGGCCGTTCATCTGGAGCCTGACCGGGGGCGAGCAACGTTTTGCCAGCGGTCTGGTGGACGCGTTTGTCGCCGACGACATCAGCGACATTCAGCAACAGGTGCACGTGTTGCTGCACAAGGGCAAGCCCGAGCAGGAACGCAGCAGCCGGTACGCCTGGTTCCTCGAGCGTCTGGCTCAAGTAGACACGGCACGGCAGATAGAGCCCGCTGCCGTACGCAGCGCCTATCAAGGAGACCGGTCATGA
- a CDS encoding malonate decarboxylase subunit delta, translating to METLSFEFPAGQPPRGRALVGCVGSGDLEVLLEPGQPGKLTIQVLTSVNGSSARWENLFQRMFDGQTPPAMSIDIHDFGATPGVVRLRLEQGFEEVGHE from the coding sequence ATGGAAACCCTGTCTTTTGAATTCCCTGCCGGGCAGCCGCCACGGGGTCGCGCTCTGGTGGGCTGTGTCGGTTCAGGTGATCTGGAAGTGCTGCTTGAACCGGGCCAGCCGGGCAAGCTGACGATCCAGGTGCTGACGTCGGTCAACGGCAGTTCGGCGCGTTGGGAAAACCTTTTTCAGCGGATGTTCGACGGCCAGACGCCACCGGCCATGAGCATCGACATCCACGATTTTGGCGCGACACCGGGCGTGGTTCGGCTGCGCCTGGAGCAAGGTTTCGAGGAGGTCGGTCATGAGTGA
- a CDS encoding triphosphoribosyl-dephospho-CoA synthase → MRAFNVAFDAFDATPNPASLAERLADLAVDALIDEADLSPKPALVDRRSSGAHTDLHLGLMHASALSLWPAFKQMADAAIATSDINPALRETIGRLGREGEAAMMRTTNGVNTHRGAIWALGLLVTAAALNPDDLSPEGLSRRAGQLALIEDRHQAADQSHSQSHGQTVAQKYGAMGAREQAQAGFPAVTQTGLPQLVRSRAAGHGEQNARLDALLAIMTTLSDTCVLYRAGEEGLHAMQHGAQRVLDAGGSATLSGRRALNQLDQQLLSLNASPGGAADLLAACLFIDRLEPALGDATRNV, encoded by the coding sequence ATGCGCGCATTCAATGTAGCTTTCGATGCCTTCGACGCAACGCCAAACCCTGCATCACTGGCAGAGCGCCTGGCCGATCTGGCGGTTGATGCACTGATCGACGAGGCCGACCTGTCGCCGAAACCGGCGCTGGTTGATCGTCGCAGCAGTGGCGCCCATACGGATTTGCACTTGGGTCTGATGCACGCGTCTGCGCTGTCGCTGTGGCCTGCATTCAAGCAGATGGCCGACGCCGCCATTGCCACTAGTGACATCAACCCGGCGCTGCGAGAAACCATTGGCCGCCTCGGTCGCGAAGGTGAAGCCGCGATGATGCGCACCACCAACGGAGTGAACACGCACCGTGGCGCGATCTGGGCTCTGGGGTTGCTGGTCACTGCTGCTGCGCTGAATCCCGATGATCTTTCTCCAGAGGGGCTGAGCCGACGCGCAGGCCAGCTGGCGCTGATCGAGGATCGTCACCAGGCCGCCGACCAGAGCCACAGCCAGAGCCATGGCCAGACCGTTGCGCAGAAGTACGGCGCAATGGGTGCCCGAGAACAAGCGCAAGCAGGCTTCCCTGCCGTCACTCAAACCGGCTTGCCGCAACTCGTCCGCAGCCGCGCCGCCGGGCATGGCGAGCAAAACGCGCGACTTGATGCGCTGCTGGCGATCATGACCACGCTGTCCGATACCTGCGTGCTGTACCGCGCGGGTGAAGAAGGCCTGCATGCCATGCAACACGGCGCGCAGCGGGTGCTGGACGCCGGTGGCAGCGCGACCCTCAGCGGTCGTCGCGCGCTCAATCAGCTGGATCAACAACTGTTGAGCCTGAACGCCTCCCCCGGCGGCGCTGCCGATCTGCTCGCCGCTTGCCTGTTTATTGATCGCCTGGAGCCTGCGCTCGGCGATGCAACGAGGAACGTCTGA
- the mdcA gene encoding malonate decarboxylase subunit alpha — MTTTTKLDPRWSRRRTEKLRRLDLVRSFADGVVLPTDKIVAALEALIAPGDRVVLEGNNQKQADFLSRSLVKTDPAKLHDLHMIMPSVGRAEHLDLFERGIARKLDFSFAGTQSLRISQLLEDGLLEIGAIHTYIELYSRLLVDLIPNVVLSAGFMADRAGNIYTGASTEDTPALIEPAAFSDGIVIVQVNQLVDDVSDLPRVDIPASWVDFVVVADKPFYIEPLFTRDPRHIKPVHVLMAMMAIRGIYEKHNVQSLNHGIGFNTAAIELILPTYGESLGLKGKICRNWTLNPHPTLIPAIESGWVESVHCFGTELGMENYIAARPDVFFTGHDGSMRSNRMMCQLAGQYAVDLFIGATLQVDGDGHSSTVTRGRLAGFGGAPNMGHDPRGRRHATPAWLDMRQQSGDGPDAYLERGKKLVVQMVETFQEGGKPTFVETLDAVEVAKKSGMPLAPIMIYGDDVTHLLTEEGIAYLYKARSLEERQAMIAAVAGVTPIGLRHNPKDTARMRREGLIALPEDLGIRRTDASRELLAAKSIAELVEWSGGLYNPPAKFRSW, encoded by the coding sequence ATGACCACAACAACGAAACTTGACCCGCGCTGGTCGCGTCGTCGCACTGAAAAGCTGCGACGGCTCGACCTGGTGCGTTCCTTCGCCGATGGCGTTGTACTGCCGACCGACAAGATTGTCGCCGCGCTTGAGGCGCTGATTGCGCCGGGCGATCGCGTGGTGCTGGAAGGCAACAACCAGAAGCAGGCAGATTTCCTGTCCCGCTCACTGGTCAAGACCGATCCCGCCAAGCTCCACGACCTGCACATGATCATGCCCAGCGTCGGCCGTGCCGAGCATCTGGACCTGTTCGAACGCGGCATCGCCCGCAAGCTGGATTTCTCTTTCGCCGGTACGCAAAGCTTGCGCATCAGCCAGTTGCTGGAAGACGGCCTGCTGGAAATCGGCGCGATTCATACCTACATCGAGCTGTATTCCCGTCTGCTGGTTGACCTGATTCCCAACGTCGTGCTCTCGGCCGGTTTTATGGCTGACCGCGCCGGCAACATCTACACCGGCGCCAGCACCGAAGACACCCCCGCCCTGATCGAACCGGCGGCCTTCAGCGACGGCATCGTCATCGTGCAGGTCAACCAGTTGGTGGATGACGTCAGCGACCTGCCGCGCGTGGACATCCCGGCGTCATGGGTCGACTTCGTGGTCGTCGCCGACAAGCCGTTCTACATCGAGCCGCTGTTCACCCGTGACCCGCGCCACATCAAGCCAGTGCACGTGCTGATGGCGATGATGGCGATTCGCGGGATCTACGAGAAACACAACGTCCAGTCCCTCAACCACGGCATCGGCTTCAACACCGCCGCCATCGAACTGATCCTGCCGACCTACGGTGAATCCTTGGGCCTGAAGGGCAAGATCTGCCGCAATTGGACGCTGAACCCGCACCCGACGCTGATCCCTGCCATTGAAAGCGGCTGGGTCGAAAGCGTGCATTGTTTCGGCACCGAGCTGGGCATGGAAAATTACATCGCTGCACGGCCCGACGTGTTCTTCACCGGCCACGATGGCTCCATGCGTTCCAACCGGATGATGTGCCAGCTGGCCGGGCAATACGCCGTTGACCTGTTCATTGGCGCCACGCTGCAAGTCGACGGCGATGGCCATTCTTCTACCGTTACCCGCGGGCGCCTTGCCGGCTTTGGCGGCGCGCCGAACATGGGCCACGACCCGCGCGGTCGACGTCACGCCACGCCTGCCTGGCTGGACATGCGTCAGCAAAGCGGTGACGGGCCGGACGCCTATCTTGAGCGCGGCAAGAAGCTCGTGGTGCAAATGGTCGAGACCTTCCAGGAAGGCGGCAAACCGACCTTCGTCGAGACGCTGGACGCCGTCGAAGTCGCGAAAAAGAGCGGGATGCCGCTGGCGCCGATCATGATCTACGGCGACGACGTGACCCATCTGTTGACCGAAGAAGGCATTGCCTATCTGTACAAGGCGCGATCCCTGGAAGAGCGTCAGGCCATGATCGCCGCCGTCGCGGGCGTGACGCCCATCGGCCTGCGTCACAACCCGAAAGACACCGCCCGCATGCGCCGTGAAGGGCTGATCGCGCTGCCTGAGGATTTGGGCATTCGCCGCACCGACGCCAGCCGCGAACTGCTCGCCGCCAAGAGCATCGCCGAGTTGGTGGAATGGTCCGGCGGTTTGTACAACCCGCCTGCGAAATTCAGGAGCTGGTGA
- a CDS encoding chemotaxis protein CheW, translating to MSDTTTQTARLTSLTGLLIPLSDRHLLLPNVAVAELIDYQDSVADPAAPQWYLGPINWRNRSLPLLSFEAACGSRARVGGRARIVVLNALGGRPDLKFIALLTQGIPRSCKLDSQLSYVDVPLAELELAAVQVGETVAKIPDLVALEEWLVEAGLVQMTPNL from the coding sequence ATGTCTGACACGACGACGCAAACGGCGCGGCTGACCAGCCTGACCGGATTGCTGATTCCCCTGAGTGACCGGCACCTGTTGTTGCCCAACGTGGCAGTCGCCGAGCTGATCGACTATCAAGACAGCGTCGCCGACCCCGCCGCGCCGCAGTGGTACCTGGGCCCGATCAACTGGCGCAACCGCAGTCTGCCGCTGCTCAGCTTCGAAGCCGCCTGCGGCAGCCGCGCCCGCGTTGGAGGTCGCGCTCGCATCGTCGTGCTCAACGCCCTCGGCGGGCGGCCCGACCTCAAATTCATCGCCCTGCTGACACAGGGCATTCCGCGTTCCTGCAAGCTGGACAGCCAGCTGAGTTATGTCGACGTGCCGCTGGCCGAGCTGGAACTGGCCGCGGTGCAAGTGGGCGAGACCGTGGCGAAGATCCCGGACCTTGTGGCGCTGGAAGAGTGGTTGGTGGAGGCGGGGTTGGTTCAGATGACGCCAAACTTGTAA